The Bacillota bacterium genome has a window encoding:
- a CDS encoding Gfo/Idh/MocA family oxidoreductase, giving the protein MERVKTAFVGCGGIAGAHVRGLKILWDAGIKTFEVIATCDVDLQRAINMSQDIAAFQGAKPRAYADLEEMLAREPELEAVDICALHRIHHNLAITCLNAGKHVTIEKPLGLTMRAGRAIIDAAQQNGRILQVAENYRRAPSERAINWAIRNGRIGRLRMLYWIDVSERLWHWGWRDHKDQAGGGWTLDGGVHFADLFRYHIGEVEELYAISKTYNPIRFKDRERLQDPVEITVEDTTMATIKFANGVTGTWVATNSAPGKGGNFRAIYGDKGCIRWNEGLFTRDENIPIEQLEKEFMDSLSEQERERLFPRGVTDTIATELKEFCDAVRGKGTVEITGLEGFKDEAICMAVYESAWLDAPVRIEDIEGLKIENYQAELNEDVRLM; this is encoded by the coding sequence TTGGAAAGGGTAAAGACCGCCTTTGTAGGCTGCGGCGGCATAGCCGGAGCTCATGTGAGAGGACTCAAGATTCTATGGGATGCTGGCATCAAGACTTTTGAGGTGATTGCAACCTGTGACGTAGACCTGCAGCGCGCCATCAACATGTCGCAGGACATAGCGGCGTTTCAGGGCGCTAAACCCCGTGCATACGCGGATCTTGAGGAGATGTTGGCAAGAGAGCCAGAGCTCGAGGCCGTAGATATCTGCGCTCTCCACCGGATCCATCATAATCTGGCTATCACATGCCTCAATGCTGGTAAGCATGTAACCATTGAAAAACCCCTTGGCCTCACCATGCGAGCGGGGCGCGCGATCATTGATGCTGCCCAGCAAAACGGGAGAATACTCCAAGTGGCGGAAAACTACCGGCGGGCGCCTTCCGAGCGGGCTATAAATTGGGCAATAAGGAATGGACGAATCGGCAGACTCCGGATGCTTTACTGGATCGACGTGTCAGAACGTCTCTGGCATTGGGGATGGCGGGATCATAAAGATCAGGCAGGTGGCGGCTGGACTCTGGACGGTGGCGTTCACTTTGCGGATCTCTTCCGGTATCATATCGGCGAGGTGGAGGAACTCTATGCAATCTCCAAGACCTACAACCCCATTCGTTTTAAAGACCGTGAGCGCCTTCAGGATCCTGTGGAGATAACAGTAGAAGATACCACTATGGCCACCATCAAATTTGCGAATGGAGTGACCGGCACATGGGTCGCCACCAACTCTGCGCCTGGCAAGGGCGGCAACTTCCGCGCCATATATGGCGACAAAGGCTGCATCAGGTGGAATGAAGGACTCTTTACCAGGGATGAAAACATCCCGATAGAGCAACTCGAAAAAGAATTCATGGATTCTCTTTCTGAACAGGAAAGGGAACGCCTTTTCCCGCGTGGAGTAACCGACACTATTGCGACCGAGCTCAAGGAGTTCTGTGATGCGGTTCGCGGAAAGGGAACTGTGGAGATAACAGGGCTCGAAGGTTTCAAGGACGAAGCCATATGCATGGCGGTCTATGAATCTGCGTGGCTGGACGCGCCAGTAAGGATCGAGGACATCGAAGGGCTCAAGATCGAAAACTACCAGGCCGAATTGAATGAGGATGTAAGGCTTATGTGA
- a CDS encoding sugar phosphate isomerase/epimerase: MKGILACRTAIYGKYQDGAFEHLSRLGVKGVEIACPPPDEAGRVMDEIASHGLQVTSVTLSLNWKEMDIPGFVSGLEAIKQLGAKVIFTSINTGGFDRQEVYRRLRQFGDKAAEYGVVIAMETHPDLVTNGDVAVETMKGIDHPNVRINFDTANVYFYNHDVDAVSELRKVIPYVASIHLKDTNGEYQAFHFGALGEGVVDFPGILKILEDNNFAGPLTMEMEGIAGEELSREEMYKRVEDSVAYLKRIGLA, from the coding sequence ATGAAGGGAATACTTGCTTGTCGTACCGCTATCTATGGAAAGTATCAAGATGGCGCATTCGAGCACCTGAGTAGATTGGGAGTGAAGGGCGTGGAGATCGCATGTCCGCCGCCAGATGAGGCCGGTCGGGTAATGGATGAAATAGCCTCTCATGGATTGCAGGTAACTAGTGTCACGCTGAGCTTAAACTGGAAAGAGATGGACATACCTGGATTTGTCTCGGGCCTGGAAGCCATAAAACAACTAGGCGCAAAGGTGATCTTCACTAGTATCAACACCGGAGGATTTGACCGCCAGGAAGTCTACCGCCGGCTCCGCCAGTTCGGTGACAAGGCGGCAGAATACGGGGTCGTTATAGCCATGGAAACCCATCCAGACCTTGTCACAAATGGCGATGTAGCAGTAGAGACTATGAAAGGCATAGACCATCCAAATGTGCGCATCAATTTCGATACCGCTAACGTCTATTTTTACAACCATGATGTGGATGCGGTTTCCGAACTTAGAAAGGTAATCCCTTATGTAGCCAGCATACACCTCAAGGATACCAATGGTGAATATCAGGCCTTTCACTTCGGGGCTCTGGGAGAAGGAGTAGTAGATTTCCCAGGGATACTAAAAATCCTTGAGGATAATAACTTCGCAGGGCCGCTGACTATGGAGATGGAGGGCATTGCTGGCGAAGAATTGTCGAGGGAAGAGATGTATAAGCGGGTTGAAGATTCAGTCGCATATCTGAAGCGGATAGGTCTTGCTTAG
- a CDS encoding ParB N-terminal domain-containing protein, whose product MITLKIGPGSRGKIRSFEEERKRYGQLNQWPVGVKPIEVDKIIGSVGRSADFDDHFRWKRTSKDDRTKAIERAIERGEALPPIDVYELDGKYYVIDGHHRVDAAKRQKIAFLDADVIKLIPGSRPSSQPAKA is encoded by the coding sequence ATGATTACATTGAAGATCGGCCCCGGGTCGCGCGGTAAGATACGCTCCTTTGAGGAAGAACGAAAGCGATATGGACAGTTGAATCAGTGGCCGGTAGGGGTAAAGCCCATCGAGGTTGACAAGATCATAGGGAGCGTAGGGCGTTCGGCAGACTTCGATGATCATTTCCGGTGGAAGAGAACATCAAAGGATGACCGGACAAAGGCCATCGAGCGTGCCATTGAAAGGGGTGAGGCACTCCCCCCTATCGATGTGTATGAACTAGATGGAAAATATTACGTCATAGACGGCCATCACAGAGTAGATGCAGCAAAAAGACAGAAGATCGCGTTTCTGGACGCCGATGTCATCAAGTTGATCCCAGGCTCACGCCCTTCTTCCCAGCCAGCTAAAGCGTAG
- a CDS encoding mannitol-1-phosphate 5-dehydrogenase — MRRSVHFGAGKIGRGLIGRLLLAGGYKVAFVDANIELVNLLREEGSYLVKTIGEERRTHTVTGFEVFHVSDEDEIVARIVECDLITTSVGPRAFHAVAPTIRRGLEARVDAGNLEPVDIVACENMAGASNHLRSLILDGSSPKCRRFVEEKVGFPESQIGTIAPTSYENLPTEHPLTVFTESNEEFYIDRKALRGNYEKVPGIQFVDNIAAFVDRKVFTVNTGHAVGGYIGYLHGYTYIHEVMADPNIRGVVVGALDEIDYVLVKEHGFDPNEQGLYTRRVIRRFENPEMKDPISRVARDPARKLGPQDRLIRPARLAIKHGLTPANIILGIAAAFFYDAPEGPQAVKFSERVRNNGPEAILREICGLSRDEELWSLIMAAYERIRREKKTWRSSP; from the coding sequence ATGAGGAGATCAGTGCATTTCGGTGCAGGAAAGATCGGGAGAGGTCTCATAGGGCGGCTTCTGCTTGCAGGAGGATACAAAGTAGCGTTCGTGGATGCCAACATCGAACTTGTAAATCTCCTCCGCGAAGAAGGAAGCTATCTGGTCAAGACTATCGGAGAGGAAAGGCGAACCCACACTGTCACGGGGTTTGAGGTGTTCCACGTCTCTGATGAAGATGAAATCGTAGCCCGCATAGTAGAGTGCGATCTTATTACCACATCAGTGGGTCCGAGAGCGTTTCACGCTGTTGCGCCCACCATCAGGCGAGGGCTTGAAGCTCGGGTGGACGCCGGGAATCTTGAGCCAGTGGACATAGTAGCCTGTGAGAATATGGCCGGAGCTTCAAATCACCTAAGAAGCCTCATTTTAGATGGCTCTTCCCCGAAATGTAGGAGATTTGTGGAAGAAAAGGTGGGATTTCCAGAATCACAGATAGGTACCATTGCCCCGACCTCCTACGAGAATCTCCCGACAGAACACCCCTTGACGGTGTTCACCGAATCCAACGAAGAATTCTATATAGACCGGAAGGCTCTCCGCGGCAATTACGAGAAAGTGCCGGGGATACAATTCGTAGACAATATTGCCGCCTTTGTGGATAGAAAAGTATTTACTGTGAATACAGGCCATGCAGTAGGAGGCTACATTGGATATCTTCATGGTTATACATACATTCATGAAGTGATGGCTGACCCTAACATAAGAGGGGTGGTGGTGGGAGCGCTAGATGAAATAGACTATGTACTCGTGAAAGAGCATGGCTTTGATCCCAATGAGCAAGGGCTCTACACCCGCCGGGTGATAAGACGATTTGAGAACCCCGAGATGAAAGATCCTATTTCACGCGTCGCGCGAGATCCTGCCCGCAAACTCGGCCCACAGGACAGGCTAATAAGACCGGCAAGGCTCGCCATAAAGCACGGGCTGACGCCGGCGAACATAATTCTCGGGATCGCAGCTGCATTCTTCTACGATGCCCCAGAGGGTCCTCAAGCCGTCAAGTTCTCTGAGAGGGTGAGGAACAACGGCCCTGAAGCAATATTACGAGAGATCTGCGGTCTTTCCCGGGATGAAGAGCTGTGGTCGCTGATCATGGCAGCCTACGAAAGAATCAGGCGCGAAAAGAAAACATGGAGGTCAAGCCCATAG
- the miaA gene encoding tRNA (adenosine(37)-N6)-dimethylallyltransferase MiaA, giving the protein MKSQEGPKVAAIVGPTAVGKTELSILLAEELGAEIISCDSMQIYRHMDIGTAKPSAEERARIPHHLIDIVDPSEDFHVARYQELARATIAEIHSRGKLPMLVGGTGLYLRAAVRDYLFPAPRADWEFRKELEQKARENGPGYLFARLMEIDPASASRLHPNDTRRLIRALEVYHLTGMPISELQRDHTGEKAIYHLALIGFIRPRPSLYKRIQDRVEDQIAAGLIDETRHLLRMGYERRLTSSQAICYKESVDFLYGKSTLEEAIRLMKRNNQRYAKRQITWFKREPGIIWVDLDQFPSKTDARARVKELILRELWA; this is encoded by the coding sequence TTGAAGTCCCAGGAAGGGCCAAAAGTCGCCGCGATAGTGGGCCCTACTGCAGTCGGCAAGACCGAGCTCTCGATACTCCTTGCTGAAGAGCTGGGCGCTGAGATCATATCTTGCGACTCGATGCAGATCTACCGGCACATGGATATAGGAACTGCCAAACCATCAGCTGAAGAGAGGGCCAGGATCCCTCACCATCTTATCGATATCGTTGACCCTTCAGAGGATTTCCATGTGGCGAGATATCAAGAGCTGGCCCGGGCCACCATTGCGGAAATCCATTCGAGGGGAAAGCTTCCTATGCTGGTTGGCGGGACAGGGCTCTATCTCAGGGCTGCCGTGAGGGATTATCTATTTCCAGCCCCTCGAGCCGACTGGGAATTTCGCAAAGAGTTGGAGCAGAAAGCTCGAGAAAATGGGCCAGGGTATCTTTTTGCCCGGCTAATGGAAATTGACCCAGCATCGGCCAGCCGCCTTCATCCGAATGACACAAGGCGGCTCATCCGGGCCCTTGAGGTCTATCATCTCACAGGAATGCCAATCTCCGAACTCCAGCGCGACCATACAGGAGAAAAGGCGATTTACCATCTTGCCCTTATCGGGTTCATCCGGCCCAGGCCAAGCCTCTATAAACGCATACAGGATCGCGTGGAGGACCAGATCGCAGCCGGGCTCATAGACGAGACAAGGCACCTTCTGCGGATGGGATACGAGAGGCGCCTCACATCGAGCCAGGCCATCTGCTACAAGGAATCTGTAGATTTCTTATATGGCAAATCCACGCTTGAAGAAGCCATTCGTCTCATGAAACGCAATAACCAGCGCTATGCAAAAAGACAGATAACATGGTTCAAGCGAGAGCCCGGCATCATCTGGGTCGACCTCGATCAATTCCCGTCCAAGACTGATGCGCGTGCCAGGGTGAAGGAATTGATCCTCAGGGAGCTATGGGCTTGA
- the mutL gene encoding DNA mismatch repair endonuclease MutL, which produces MIKMIKKGDPDRQPGKIAVLTEEVINKIAAGEVIERPASVVKELVENAIDAGAKRIVIQIGRDPVEYIQVTDDGFGIEPEDVPLAFERHATSKIHSAEDIFRIDSLGFRGEALPSIAAVSSVTMITRPKGGGVATKIELKGGQVLSVGESGGPEGTSVIVRDLFYNTPARRKYLRSVNTECGHIYDIVGAISLSHPEISFLLYRDDRLVISTDGSGDYSGAVSGIYGPSVSRELISVSMALEGISLLGLIGKPDLSRTGRDGERFFVNGRVVQNRTMYAALENAFGGSIPRGKHPVAFIWFSMDPETLDVNVHPTKREVRFAREDTIYKLTFDAAKQALRQLPGAKPPDVSETSATSYMAHVNRSSMPYIARENLSRASYAARGNMLFESYVTRPAAASIDGPAALSIDRPGEAPDDYESAEAVKPSAEPPQAQIPTLSRDFTVIGQFHDTYLILEAEECLYLLDQHAAHERILYENLIRSFNSKAQIKQKLLAPVTIQPGPRFAAEMEGKLYLFEGIGFEIEPFGKDTFLVRAIPAIIAERPKISPEDLLLDAITQTTERGGDGLRLDLHGLAAVLACKGAIKAGEKLSHPEMERLLSDLFKTDEPLLCPHGRPTLVHIDLREIEGWFRRPKKG; this is translated from the coding sequence ATGATAAAAATGATTAAAAAGGGCGATCCGGATCGACAGCCGGGGAAGATCGCTGTCCTCACGGAGGAAGTCATCAATAAGATAGCCGCAGGCGAAGTGATAGAGAGGCCGGCCTCTGTGGTCAAGGAGCTAGTTGAAAACGCCATAGATGCCGGGGCCAAGAGGATCGTCATCCAGATAGGGAGAGATCCTGTAGAGTATATACAGGTGACTGATGATGGCTTCGGAATCGAGCCAGAGGACGTTCCTCTTGCTTTTGAGCGACATGCCACAAGCAAGATTCATTCTGCAGAAGATATATTCAGGATCGATTCTCTGGGTTTTCGTGGGGAAGCTCTACCCAGCATAGCGGCGGTGTCGTCCGTTACAATGATAACCAGGCCAAAGGGTGGGGGAGTCGCCACCAAGATCGAACTGAAGGGCGGTCAGGTCCTCTCAGTTGGGGAATCCGGCGGCCCCGAAGGCACCAGTGTCATCGTGCGGGATCTATTCTATAATACTCCGGCTCGTCGTAAATATCTCAGGAGTGTCAATACGGAATGTGGGCATATCTATGACATAGTCGGCGCCATCAGCCTCTCCCATCCAGAGATCTCATTCCTTCTCTACAGGGATGACAGGCTGGTGATTTCCACTGACGGGAGCGGCGATTATTCGGGGGCGGTTTCAGGCATTTACGGCCCTTCAGTATCCAGGGAACTTATCTCGGTATCCATGGCCCTTGAAGGCATCAGCCTGCTTGGGCTGATAGGAAAACCTGATTTAAGCAGAACAGGGCGTGATGGTGAGCGCTTCTTCGTCAATGGGCGTGTTGTACAAAACAGGACCATGTATGCGGCGCTAGAGAATGCTTTTGGAGGCTCGATACCCCGGGGTAAGCATCCTGTAGCATTTATCTGGTTTTCTATGGACCCGGAGACTCTTGATGTAAACGTGCATCCTACGAAACGGGAAGTAAGGTTTGCCAGAGAGGACACCATCTATAAACTGACTTTTGATGCGGCAAAGCAAGCCTTGAGACAATTGCCGGGCGCAAAACCGCCGGATGTGAGTGAGACATCAGCTACATCATATATGGCCCATGTGAATAGATCGTCTATGCCATATATAGCTCGAGAGAATCTATCGCGCGCCTCATATGCAGCTCGCGGGAACATGCTATTCGAGTCATATGTGACGCGGCCAGCGGCAGCCAGTATTGACGGGCCGGCGGCACTCAGTATTGACAGGCCGGGCGAGGCGCCAGATGACTATGAATCTGCAGAAGCAGTTAAGCCGTCAGCTGAGCCGCCGCAGGCGCAGATCCCCACATTATCCCGGGATTTTACTGTGATCGGCCAGTTTCATGATACCTACCTGATCCTTGAGGCAGAGGAATGTCTTTATCTGCTCGACCAGCATGCGGCCCATGAGAGGATTCTCTATGAAAACCTCATAAGGTCATTCAATAGCAAGGCACAAATCAAACAGAAGCTTCTGGCGCCCGTTACCATTCAACCAGGGCCAAGATTCGCGGCAGAAATGGAAGGTAAGCTCTACCTCTTTGAGGGAATTGGATTTGAGATAGAGCCTTTTGGGAAAGACACCTTTTTGGTGAGGGCCATTCCTGCCATAATTGCGGAAAGGCCAAAGATCTCTCCGGAGGATCTATTATTGGATGCAATAACCCAAACTACAGAGCGCGGCGGCGACGGATTGAGGCTTGATCTTCATGGCCTTGCGGCTGTCCTTGCCTGCAAGGGCGCTATTAAGGCAGGCGAGAAACTCAGTCATCCAGAGATGGAGCGGCTGCTCTCGGATCTTTTCAAGACCGACGAGCCTCTTTTGTGTCCCCATGGCAGGCCAACACTGGTGCATATAGACCTTCGTGAGATCGAGGGGTGGTTCAGACGTCCCAAGAAAGGTTGA
- the mutS gene encoding DNA mismatch repair protein MutS → MPDTSLTPMLQQYEYIKAEHQDKLLLFRLGDFYELFGQDAEIAARELEITLTSRDAGKAGRIPMCGVPYHAADTYIGRLVSRGYKVAICEQVEDPRLAKGLVRREVIRVVTPGTVLEPSLLDEKSNNYLAAVSCEQRSGKALAAGLAFCDPSTGEFLVTEIRGDRAYEQAVSEILKKGARECLVPVDMEADHPIVRAIMAAGQITLTYRDTGSFEVSRARKELLSHFKVVSLNVFGCEEMPLALSAAGACLNYLFETQKSRLSYINRLQTYSIQKSMILDQDTGRNLELYSALRGGSKKGSLLGVLDRTVTAMGGRLMRRWLQEPSLDLDEIKRRQDLVQIFFDDQALRNNVREILKGIYDLERLTARASAGLANPRELWFLGASLGRLPELARLLADVSIRFDCLEDVADKIRQCLVDDPPASLNEGGIIRPGFNERLDQFRDARTQGKSWIARLEASEKERTGIKSLKVGYNQVFGYYIEVTKPNLHLVPENYIRKQTLSSAERFITPELKEIEVSITNAEEQELKLESELFSTLRDEVASQAPRLQETAGIVAEIDVVSSLAEVARVNDYTRPDVTDGDEIVICGARHPVVEHFLKDSVYVPNDVMLDTAENQIAIITGPNMAGKSTYMRSVALAVIMAQMGSFVAARKARIGLVDRIMTRIGATDDVALGLSTFMVEMLELSRILANAGRRSLILLDEIGRGTGTLDGLSIATATIEYIHDKRRVGAKTLFATHFHQLTRLEKTLPRVKNYCMTAKQEGQDIVFLHKIERGGTSESYGIDVARLAGLPSQVIERAREILQELKDSLPGEPGGIQKSGRRGIVGGNAANLATNQLALFVPVEDTILRELEELDIERLTPLDALMKLKEFQDRLRERELGVRVTPRQKLGEGAK, encoded by the coding sequence ATGCCAGATACCTCATTGACTCCAATGCTGCAGCAATATGAATACATCAAGGCGGAACATCAGGACAAGCTGCTTTTGTTCCGTCTAGGGGATTTTTATGAGCTTTTCGGCCAAGACGCGGAGATTGCTGCAAGGGAACTGGAGATTACTCTGACATCCAGAGATGCCGGGAAGGCTGGCCGCATTCCCATGTGCGGGGTTCCATACCATGCTGCCGACACATACATTGGGCGCCTGGTGTCAAGGGGTTATAAAGTCGCCATATGTGAGCAGGTGGAGGACCCGAGGCTTGCAAAGGGGCTTGTCCGGAGAGAGGTCATCCGTGTCGTGACGCCGGGGACAGTCCTCGAGCCTTCCCTCTTAGATGAAAAATCTAATAATTATCTTGCAGCTGTCTCATGTGAGCAAAGATCTGGCAAAGCGCTGGCGGCAGGCTTGGCCTTTTGCGACCCCTCTACGGGAGAATTCCTCGTGACAGAGATCCGCGGGGATCGCGCCTATGAACAGGCAGTGTCTGAGATATTGAAAAAAGGGGCCAGGGAATGTCTTGTGCCTGTAGATATGGAGGCTGACCATCCGATCGTTAGAGCTATCATGGCAGCCGGACAAATAACGCTGACATACCGGGATACGGGGTCTTTCGAGGTGTCCAGGGCCAGGAAGGAATTACTCTCGCATTTCAAGGTCGTTTCTCTGAATGTGTTCGGATGCGAGGAAATGCCCCTTGCCTTGAGCGCCGCCGGGGCATGTCTGAATTATCTGTTTGAAACCCAGAAATCCCGTCTCAGTTATATAAACCGGTTGCAGACATATTCCATCCAGAAGTCCATGATCCTCGACCAGGATACCGGACGCAACCTGGAGCTCTACAGCGCCCTGAGAGGTGGATCCAAGAAGGGAAGCCTTCTAGGTGTGCTGGACCGTACCGTGACAGCCATGGGCGGTCGGCTGATGAGAAGATGGTTGCAAGAGCCATCGCTTGACCTGGATGAGATCAAGAGGCGGCAAGACCTGGTTCAGATCTTCTTTGACGACCAGGCGCTGAGGAATAATGTGAGAGAAATTCTCAAGGGGATCTATGACCTGGAGCGTCTCACTGCCAGGGCATCTGCCGGGCTCGCTAACCCTCGTGAGCTCTGGTTCCTTGGCGCATCTCTTGGGAGGTTGCCCGAGCTTGCGCGTCTCCTAGCAGATGTTTCCATAAGATTTGACTGCCTTGAGGATGTGGCTGACAAGATACGACAATGTCTGGTGGATGATCCCCCAGCCAGCTTGAACGAAGGCGGCATTATCCGGCCTGGGTTCAATGAGAGACTCGATCAGTTTAGGGATGCCAGGACCCAAGGCAAATCATGGATTGCCAGGCTGGAGGCTAGCGAGAAGGAGAGGACGGGCATCAAATCTCTGAAGGTCGGATATAATCAGGTCTTTGGTTACTATATCGAGGTCACCAAGCCCAATCTCCACCTCGTCCCAGAGAATTATATACGTAAGCAGACGCTATCCTCGGCTGAGCGTTTCATTACCCCAGAGCTCAAAGAGATAGAGGTCTCGATAACCAATGCCGAGGAACAGGAGCTCAAACTGGAATCTGAGCTTTTCTCCACGCTCAGAGATGAGGTCGCGTCACAGGCGCCTCGTTTGCAGGAGACCGCTGGTATAGTGGCGGAGATCGATGTGGTGTCATCTCTGGCAGAGGTTGCACGCGTCAACGATTACACAAGGCCCGATGTTACCGATGGCGATGAGATCGTAATATGCGGCGCAAGACATCCTGTTGTGGAGCATTTCTTAAAGGATTCTGTATATGTCCCCAACGATGTGATGCTCGATACAGCGGAAAACCAGATAGCCATAATAACAGGGCCTAATATGGCCGGTAAATCTACTTACATGCGTTCAGTGGCTCTGGCTGTCATAATGGCGCAGATGGGGAGCTTTGTTGCTGCCAGAAAAGCCAGGATCGGTCTTGTGGACAGGATAATGACGAGGATAGGCGCTACAGATGATGTAGCTCTTGGCCTTTCAACATTCATGGTTGAGATGCTGGAGCTTTCACGCATCCTGGCCAACGCAGGGAGGCGCAGCCTGATCCTCCTCGATGAAATTGGCCGCGGGACAGGGACATTGGATGGTCTCAGTATAGCTACCGCAACAATCGAATACATTCACGACAAGCGTAGGGTAGGGGCCAAGACTTTGTTTGCCACACATTTCCACCAGTTGACCCGGTTAGAGAAGACCTTGCCCAGGGTAAAGAATTATTGCATGACTGCAAAGCAAGAGGGACAGGATATCGTGTTCCTCCATAAGATCGAGCGCGGTGGCACCTCAGAGAGCTATGGCATAGACGTGGCCCGGCTTGCCGGCCTGCCATCCCAAGTCATAGAAAGGGCAAGGGAGATATTGCAGGAACTGAAGGATAGCCTGCCTGGAGAGCCTGGTGGCATTCAGAAGTCGGGGCGCAGGGGCATTGTCGGGGGTAACGCCGCAAACCTTGCCACAAATCAGCTTGCCTTGTTTGTGCCAGTGGAAGACACGATTTTACGGGAACTGGAGGAGCTTGATATAGAGAGATTGACTCCTCTTGACGCGCTGATGAAATTGAAGGAATTTCAGGATAGACTCAGAGAGCGTGAGCTTGGGGTCAGGGTTACGCCACGACAGAAGCTTGGTGAAGGCGCGAAATGA
- the miaB gene encoding tRNA (N6-isopentenyl adenosine(37)-C2)-methylthiotransferase MiaB, which produces MNNGTQKYYHIVTFGCQMNEHDSEVMAGLLEKEGYRPVDDPHSADVILYNTCCVRENPERKVYGQVGDLKALKKKNPDVIIGIAGCMVQQPGEAEEIRKKLPHVDLVFGPHNIHRLPDLLKEVQAGRRAFEIWEKEQEIIEGLPVRRQGRLKAWVTIMYGCNNFCSYCIVPYVRGRERSRRPEDILTEVKELAQEGYKEVTLLGQNVNSYGKGLSPRVDFPDLLLMLNDVEGIARIRYTTSHPRDFSDRLIDVVATADKVCENFHLPLQAGSDRILKLMGRGYTIDGYKTLVNKIRSRIPHSAITTDLIVGFPSETDTDFEATLDAVREIEFDSAFTFIFSPRRGTKAASLPEQVPEDVKHERIYRLIEAQNAISLKKNQALLGSVQEVLVEGQSETDPDFLEGRTRTNKLVHIPGNTADLAGKLVDVRITEARTWTLQGEVVASRTR; this is translated from the coding sequence ATGAATAATGGAACCCAGAAATATTACCATATAGTAACCTTCGGGTGCCAGATGAACGAGCATGATTCCGAGGTCATGGCAGGGCTTCTTGAAAAGGAAGGGTACAGGCCTGTTGATGATCCTCACTCTGCAGATGTTATACTATATAACACCTGTTGTGTCCGGGAGAACCCCGAGCGAAAGGTCTATGGACAGGTTGGAGACCTTAAGGCACTCAAGAAGAAGAATCCTGACGTCATAATTGGCATTGCCGGCTGTATGGTCCAGCAGCCCGGCGAGGCGGAGGAAATTCGAAAAAAGCTGCCTCACGTGGATCTGGTGTTTGGGCCTCACAACATTCACCGCTTGCCCGATCTTCTCAAGGAGGTGCAGGCCGGCCGCCGGGCGTTTGAAATATGGGAAAAGGAGCAGGAGATCATCGAAGGCCTGCCAGTGAGACGGCAGGGCAGGCTCAAGGCCTGGGTCACTATCATGTATGGTTGCAATAACTTTTGCTCATACTGCATCGTTCCGTATGTCCGGGGCAGGGAGCGTTCAAGGCGGCCGGAGGATATCTTGACGGAAGTGAAGGAACTAGCCCAGGAAGGCTATAAGGAAGTGACCCTCCTGGGCCAGAACGTGAATTCCTATGGGAAAGGGCTTTCCCCCCGGGTGGATTTCCCGGACCTCTTGCTTATGTTGAACGATGTGGAAGGCATAGCGAGGATCCGGTATACCACAAGCCACCCCAGAGATTTTTCTGATAGACTCATTGATGTGGTAGCGACAGCTGACAAGGTCTGCGAGAATTTCCACCTGCCGCTCCAGGCGGGCTCTGATAGGATCCTGAAGCTCATGGGAAGGGGTTATACCATTGATGGCTACAAGACATTGGTGAACAAGATTCGCAGCAGGATTCCTCATTCAGCCATCACGACAGACCTGATTGTGGGTTTCCCTAGTGAGACTGACACTGATTTCGAGGCGACGCTAGACGCGGTGCGGGAGATAGAGTTCGATTCAGCCTTCACTTTTATCTTTTCGCCCCGCAGAGGGACGAAGGCCGCGAGCCTGCCGGAACAGGTGCCCGAGGATGTCAAGCACGAGAGAATCTATCGCCTCATCGAAGCTCAGAACGCCATAAGTCTGAAGAAGAATCAGGCATTGTTGGGCAGCGTTCAAGAGGTGTTGGTAGAGGGGCAGAGTGAGACTGACCCAGACTTCCTTGAGGGCCGGACTCGCACAAATAAGCTGGTCCATATCCCAGGAAATACAGCGGATCTTGCCGGTAAGCTGGTGGATGTCAGGATCACCGAGGCGAGGACATGGACTCTCCAGGGAGAAGTAGTCGCATCCAGGACCAGGTGA